The Odocoileus virginianus isolate 20LAN1187 ecotype Illinois chromosome 30, Ovbor_1.2, whole genome shotgun sequence genome window below encodes:
- the ALPL gene encoding alkaline phosphatase, tissue-nonspecific isozyme has protein sequence MIPPFLVLAIGTCLTSCLVPEKEKDPKYWREQAQQTLKNALRLQTLNTNVAKNVIMFLGDGMGVSTVTAARILKGQLHHNPGEETRLEMDKFPYVALSKTYNTNAQVPDSAGTATAYLCGVKANEGTVGVSAATQRSQCNTTQGNEVTSILRWAKDAGKSVGIVTTTRVNHATPSASYAHSADRDWYSDNEMPPEALSQGCKDIAYQLMHNVKDIEVIMGGGRKYMFPKNRTDVEYELDEKARGTRLDGLDLIDIWKSFKPKHKHSHYVWNRTDLLALDPHTVDYLLGLFEPGDMQYELNRNNVTDPSLSEMVEMAIKILNKNPKGFFLLVEGGRIDHGHHEGKAKQALHEAVEMDQAIGQAGAMTSVEDTLTVVTADHSHVFTFGGYTPRGNSIFGLAPMVSDTDKKPFTAILYGNGPGYKVVGGERENVSMVDYAHNNYQAQSAVPLRHETHGGEDVAVFAKGPMAHLLHGVHEQNYIPHVMAYAACIGANRDHCASASSSSSPSPGPLLLLLALLPLGSLF, from the exons ATGATCCCACCATTCTTAGTGCTGGCTATTGGTACCTGTCTTACCAGCTGCTTAGTGCCAG agaaagagaaagatcccAAGTACTGGCGAGAACAAGCTCAGCAGACCCTGAAAAATGCCCTGAGGCTTCAGACTCTCAACACCAACGTGGCTAAGAATGTCATCATGttcctgggagatg GCATGGGCGTTTCCACGGTGACAGCCGCCCGCATTCTCAAGGGTCAGCTCCACCACAACCCCGGGGAGGAGACCAGGCTGGAGATGGACAAGTTTCCCTATGTGGCCCTCTCCAAG ACATACAACACCAACGCCCAGGTCCCCGATAGCGCAGGCACCGCCACCGCCTACTTGTGTGGGGTGAAGGCCAATGAGGGCACCGTGGGGGTGAGCGCAGCGACCCAGCGCTCCCAGTGCAACACCACGCAGGGCAACGAGGTCACCTCCATCCTGCGCTGGGCCAAGGACGCAG ggAAATCCGTGGGCATCGTGACCACCACGCGAGTGAACCACGCCACCCCCAGCGCCTCCTACGCCCACTCCGCTGACCGGGACTGGTACTCGGACAATGAGATGCCCCCGGAGGCCCTAAGCCAGGGCTGCAAGGACATCGCCTACCAGCTCATGCACAACGTCAAGGACATCGAG GTGATCATGGGGGGCGGCCGGAAGTACATGTTCCCCAAGAACAGAACCGATGTGGAGTATGAGCTGGACGAGAAGGCCAGAGGCACGAGGCTGGACGGCCTGGACCTCATCGACATCTGGAAGAGCTTCAAGCCGAAACACAAG CACTCTCACTACGTCTGGAACCGCACTGATCTCCTGGCCCTTGACCCCCACACCGTGGACTACCTCTTGG GTCTCTTTGAGCCGGGGGACATGCAGTATGAACTCAACAGGAACAACGTGACTGACCCTTCACTCTCCGAGATGGTAGAGATGGCCATCAAGATCCTGAACAAGAACCCCAAAGGCTTCTTCCTGCTGGTGGAAG GGGGCAGGATTGACCACGGGCACCACGAGGGCAAAGCCAAGCAGGCGCTGCACGAGGCGGTGGAGATGGACCAGGCCATCGGGCAGGCGGGTGCTATGACCTCCGTAGAAGACACGCTGACCGTTGTCACTGCTGACCACTCCCACGTCTTTACCTTTGGCGGGTACACCCCCCGTGGCAACTCTATCTTTG GTCTGGCCCCCATGGTGAGCGACACAGACAAGAAGCCTTTCACTGCCATCCTGTACGGCAACGGGCCTGGCTACAAGGTGGTGGGTGGTGAGCGAGAGAATGTCTCCATGGTGGACTATG CTCACAACAACTATCAGGCGCAGTCCGCTGTGCCCCTGCGCCACGAGACCCATGGCGGGGAGGATGTAGCCGTCTTTGCCAAGGGCCCCATGGCGCACCTGCTGCACGGCGTCCACGAGCAGAACTACATCCCCCATGTGATGGCCTACGCAGCCTGCATTGGTGCCAACCGCGACCACTGTGCCTCAGCCAGCTCGTccagcagcccctccccaggccccctgctgctcctgctggCCCTGCTGCCCCTGGGCAGCCTGTTCTGA